Proteins found in one Pocillopora verrucosa isolate sample1 chromosome 12, ASM3666991v2, whole genome shotgun sequence genomic segment:
- the LOC131783725 gene encoding protein crumbs homolog 1-like isoform X1, which produces MMDVTELTIAMQGSTFHRSPTSHISYGNFRRDAFHYLQAENLTSVMVENESECIFLCVEETKCYSLNLAVYPDSKGLHLCELLATDKYKAAKHFLANDTFHHHRPWSPCESAPCKNSAGCITDYELNSYHCNCEPGFFGTHCERGESGIRSSGDFCVAPNRGGCSPPDGSYLIFTKKDGTACNATDQIFILDQDGVIYHKCSTKKVCPQDNNPTKGKKLMLKDECHLNISRHVRLPTHNNLKNLKNNFCVHPDGGWPRERIQLVYWPGCGEERLKLNFFELGKTNFRDS; this is translated from the exons ATGATGGACGTGACAG AACTAACGATTGCAATGCAAGGTAGCACTTTTCATCGAAGTCCAACAAGCCACATTTCTTATGGCAATTTCAGGCGCGATGCCTTTCACTACTTACAGGCTGAAAACCTTACATCCGTCATGGTGGAAAATGAGTCAGAATGCATCTTTCTTTGTGTTGAAGAAACAAAGTGTTATTCGTTGAACTTGGCAGTGTATCCTGACTCCAAAGGTCTTCATCTGTGTGAATTGTTGGCTACTGACAAGTACAAAGCGGCTAAACACTTCCTTGCAAATGATACTTTCCATCATCACAGACCGTGG TCTCCATGCGAAAGCGCTCCTTGTAAGAACAGTGCTGGCTGTATTACTGACTATGAACTGAACTCCTATCACTGTAACTGTGAACCTGGATTTTTCGGAACTCACTGCGAACGAGGAG AGAGCGGAATACGAAGTTCCGGTGACTTCTGTGTGGCGCCAAATAGAGGAGGTTGTTCCCCTCCTGACGGCAGTTATCTCATCTTCACCAAAAAGGACGGCACGGCTTGTAATGCAACCGATCAAATTTTTATTCTCGACCAGGATGGAGTTATTTATCACAAGTGCAGCACGAAAAAAGTTTGTCCACAGG ACAATAATCCTACCAAGGGAAAGAAACTTATGTTAAAAGATGAATGCCATCTAAATATTTCAAGGCATGTCAG GCTGCCGACACACAATAAcctgaagaatttgaagaacaaTTTCTGTGTTCATCCAGACGGTGGATGGCCTAGGGAGAGAATACAGTTGGTATACTGGCCAGGGTGTGGCGAAGAAAGATTGAAGCTCAACTTCTTTGAGCTTGGTAAGACAAATTTCAGGGACTCCTGA
- the LOC131783725 gene encoding protein crumbs homolog 1-like isoform X3: MSHHDGRDRRDAFHYLQAENLTSVMVENESECIFLCVEETKCYSLNLAVYPDSKGLHLCELLATDKYKAAKHFLANDTFHHHRPWSPCESAPCKNSAGCITDYELNSYHCNCEPGFFGTHCERGESGIRSSGDFCVAPNRGGCSPPDGSYLIFTKKDGTACNATDQIFILDQDGVIYHKCSTKKVCPQDNNPTKGKKLMLKDECHLNISRHVRLPTHNNLKNLKNNFCVHPDGGWPRERIQLVYWPGCGEERLKLNFFELGKTNFRDS; the protein is encoded by the exons ATGAGTCACCATGATGGACGTGACAG GCGCGATGCCTTTCACTACTTACAGGCTGAAAACCTTACATCCGTCATGGTGGAAAATGAGTCAGAATGCATCTTTCTTTGTGTTGAAGAAACAAAGTGTTATTCGTTGAACTTGGCAGTGTATCCTGACTCCAAAGGTCTTCATCTGTGTGAATTGTTGGCTACTGACAAGTACAAAGCGGCTAAACACTTCCTTGCAAATGATACTTTCCATCATCACAGACCGTGG TCTCCATGCGAAAGCGCTCCTTGTAAGAACAGTGCTGGCTGTATTACTGACTATGAACTGAACTCCTATCACTGTAACTGTGAACCTGGATTTTTCGGAACTCACTGCGAACGAGGAG AGAGCGGAATACGAAGTTCCGGTGACTTCTGTGTGGCGCCAAATAGAGGAGGTTGTTCCCCTCCTGACGGCAGTTATCTCATCTTCACCAAAAAGGACGGCACGGCTTGTAATGCAACCGATCAAATTTTTATTCTCGACCAGGATGGAGTTATTTATCACAAGTGCAGCACGAAAAAAGTTTGTCCACAGG ACAATAATCCTACCAAGGGAAAGAAACTTATGTTAAAAGATGAATGCCATCTAAATATTTCAAGGCATGTCAG GCTGCCGACACACAATAAcctgaagaatttgaagaacaaTTTCTGTGTTCATCCAGACGGTGGATGGCCTAGGGAGAGAATACAGTTGGTATACTGGCCAGGGTGTGGCGAAGAAAGATTGAAGCTCAACTTCTTTGAGCTTGGTAAGACAAATTTCAGGGACTCCTGA
- the LOC131783725 gene encoding protein crumbs homolog 1-like isoform X2: MMDVTELTIAMQGSTFHRSPTSHISYGNFRRDAFHYLQAENLTSVMVENESECIFLCVEETKCYSLNLAVYPDSKGLHLCELLATDKYKAAKHFLANDTFHHHRPWSPCESAPCKNSAGCITDYELNSYHCNCEPGFFGTHCERGESGIRSSGDFCVAPNRGGCSPPDGSYLIFTKKDGTACNATDQIFILDQDGVIYHKCSTKKVCPQDNNPTKGKKLMLKDECHLNISRHVRLPTHNNLKNLKNNFCVHPDGGWPRERIQLVYWPGCGEERLKLNFFELGASTA, from the exons ATGATGGACGTGACAG AACTAACGATTGCAATGCAAGGTAGCACTTTTCATCGAAGTCCAACAAGCCACATTTCTTATGGCAATTTCAGGCGCGATGCCTTTCACTACTTACAGGCTGAAAACCTTACATCCGTCATGGTGGAAAATGAGTCAGAATGCATCTTTCTTTGTGTTGAAGAAACAAAGTGTTATTCGTTGAACTTGGCAGTGTATCCTGACTCCAAAGGTCTTCATCTGTGTGAATTGTTGGCTACTGACAAGTACAAAGCGGCTAAACACTTCCTTGCAAATGATACTTTCCATCATCACAGACCGTGG TCTCCATGCGAAAGCGCTCCTTGTAAGAACAGTGCTGGCTGTATTACTGACTATGAACTGAACTCCTATCACTGTAACTGTGAACCTGGATTTTTCGGAACTCACTGCGAACGAGGAG AGAGCGGAATACGAAGTTCCGGTGACTTCTGTGTGGCGCCAAATAGAGGAGGTTGTTCCCCTCCTGACGGCAGTTATCTCATCTTCACCAAAAAGGACGGCACGGCTTGTAATGCAACCGATCAAATTTTTATTCTCGACCAGGATGGAGTTATTTATCACAAGTGCAGCACGAAAAAAGTTTGTCCACAGG ACAATAATCCTACCAAGGGAAAGAAACTTATGTTAAAAGATGAATGCCATCTAAATATTTCAAGGCATGTCAG GCTGCCGACACACAATAAcctgaagaatttgaagaacaaTTTCTGTGTTCATCCAGACGGTGGATGGCCTAGGGAGAGAATACAGTTGGTATACTGGCCAGGGTGTGGCGAAGAAAGATTGAAGCTCAACTTCTTTGAGCTTG GTGCATCAACTGCCTGA
- the LOC136277470 gene encoding contactin-associated protein-like 2 — protein MAKSGSYVIDPDGEGGVKPFKVYCDMTDKEGFGVTVVSHDSENMTLVDGFDSHGSYSRDFTYHDTSLLQLAILTASSSHCEQFIKYGCYHSALLYNEDMRGWWVSGEGENMTYWGGADSVPFKCACGLNNTCANVNFGCNCDTNDWNWREDSGLITDKFKLPVTQLRFGDTGVIESMNEKGYHTLGKLRCYGLI, from the coding sequence ATGGCAAAAAGTGGCTCTTACGTCATCGACCCAGACGGAGAGGGTGGAGTAAAACCTTTCAAAGTATACTGTGACATGACTGACAAGGAAGGCTTTGGAGTGACAGTTGTCAGTCACGACAGTGAAAACATGACGCTGGTGGATGGGTTTGATTCCCATGGCAGTTATTCTCGTGATTTCACTTACCATGACACCAGTCTCCTCCAGTTAGCAATCCTGACAGCTTCATCTTCTCATTGTGAGCAGTTTATTAAGTACGGCTGCTATCATTCAGCACTCCTTTACAATGAGGACATGCGTGGCTGGTGGGTGTCAGGTGAAGGAGAAAATATGACCTACTGGGGTGGTGCCGACTCTGTTCCATTCAAATGTGCATGCGGGTTGAACAACACATGCGCAAACGTAAACTTCGGCTGCAACTGCGATACGAACGATTGGAATTGGCGGGAGGACAGCGGTTTGATCACAGACAAATTCAAGCTTCCCGTGACGCAATTGAGGTTTGGAGATACCGGTGTTATCGAAAGTATGAACGAAAAAGGATATCACACGCTTGGAAAACTGAGGTGTTATGGACTCATCTAA